A DNA window from Danio aesculapii chromosome 1, fDanAes4.1, whole genome shotgun sequence contains the following coding sequences:
- the LOC130220985 gene encoding uncharacterized protein LOC130220985, protein MSDPGLQEQFINLDNLVDHQEVSDELQSLDDLLGELQEQEEAAPVNPPEPRVHWRKRDLDGNIVYARPRSSRNQSNKECFLQDLQNSLSDISDDEASPLGTSREPLLASSNWSIRQSLFSERWRAERPRLVNTAAAQENVATHICQQCGSNPAAVRCCDCRPRPFFCADCDVSMHTRHVLHNRDAMTAGFYQPLPPTTFVVDKALSHSVRLVPVEIPDNICSCSSESLRVSPGKNVAVITMNGRYDLSMPELNCEACKATWAAGVVDLNRSDYWPATLHYSTIYATDVFFSFEEMNMAAPGLSCQAFLRMLDQRTVRFGRTGKISTDSFQKSFFEWEAVRYEVDKICKEEPFICAACTPEMLAVSVDGNRKHYRFKNASRSKEQAIFENVFIAKDEDVTRFVDYIHKTSKHVSGKGVCGGEWSAARETSQRSASKVDEEGLELAVCRHGVLLCALNMYGGEIFAYPLYLQEKLASRQITFFCMDVTCKYWPYLERVAKSCPELQHLLNMKPFLSVFHAKAHDFKCEVKWSGAYQDGAGLTLGEEVEQCNAFLSRIAVTTKHMSKAGRTDMLTLMAMRWNQQKFNNLATTLTRRYQKTTKALQSQVQNLESLKVELAVTESQLEDWVNDVKEWADATTTTATNDVDALASRIEVLVASVKRRSQRLYKDTDGNKGRARIRHKIREEKAILTSVVEKYNRMVPNTDTLCLETILSGETAWPWQLPHSDSVDLRTKRKAFDIIMSVRRLQEEQKILVAEMDHHWKYLSTRAETLRELSCLFASETLKNSQCGLSEEGLKGLQSIIHRKLHKIRAMRVQARECYLKVLSGAENFLNLSSADDSDSDFEISGDEL, encoded by the exons ATGAGTGATCCAGGACTCCAAGAACAGTTTATAAACCTGGATAACCTGGTTGATCATCAGGAAGTCAGTGATGAGCTCCAGAGTCTTGATGACTTGCTTGGTGAGCTGCAGGAACAGGAGGAAGCAGCACCAGTAAACCCACCTGAACCAAGGGTGCATTGGAGAAAAAGAGACCTTGATGGAAACATTGTCTATGCAAGACCAAGGTCAAGCAGGAATCAGTCAAATAAAG AGTGTTTTCTGCAAGATCTCCAGAACTCACTGAGCGATATCTCAGATGATGAGGCATCACCTCTTGGAACCTCAAGAGAGCCTCTCCTAGCTTCCTCAAACTGGAGCATACGACAAAGTCTTTTTTCAGAGAGGTGGAGGGCAGAGAGACCCCGTCTGGTGAACACTGCTGCGGCACAAGAAAATGTGGCAACACACATCTGCCAACAGTGTGGGAGCAACCCAGCTGCTGTCCGTTGTTGTGACTGTCGACCACGCCCCTTCTTCTGTGCTGATTGTGATGTCAGCATGCACACCAGACATGTTCTCCATAACCGAGATGCCATGACTGCTGGATTCTACCAGCCATTgcctccaacaacttttgttgTAGATAAGGCTCTTTCCCATTCTG TACGGCTTGTACCTGTGGAGATTCCTGACAATATTTGTAGTTGTTCATCAGAATCATTGAGGGTCAGCCCAGGGAAGAATGTTGCTGTGATCACAATGAATG GACGATATGATCTAAGCATGCCTGAGTTGAATTGTGAGGCATGCAAAGCCACTTGGGCTGCTGGAGTGGTCGACCTAAATCGAAGTGATTACTGGCCTGCGACCCTTCACTATTCCACAATTTATGCTACAGATGTCTTTTTTTCATTTGAAGAAATGAATATGGCAGCACCAGGACTGTCCTGCCAAGCATTTTTAAGAATGCTGGATCAGCGAACTGTCCGCTTTGGTCGT ACTGGCAAGATCTCCACAGACAGTTTTCAGAAAAGTTTTTTTGAGTGGGAGGCTGTGCGATACGAGGTGGACAAAATCTGCAAGGAAGAGCCCTTCATCTGTGCTGCGTGCACCCCAGAAATGCTGGCAGTTTCAGTAGATGGAAATCGCAAGCATTACCGTTTCAAGAATGCATCTAG atctaaGGAACAGGCCATCTTTGAAAACGTCTTCATAGCTAAGGATGAAGATGTGACAAGATTTGTGGACTATATTCACAAGACATCCAAACAT GTCAGTGGAAAAGGTGTTTGTGGAGGGGAGTGGTCAGCAGCCAGGGAGACCTCCCAAAGATCTGCCAGCAAGGTAGATGAGGAGGGACTGGAGCTTGCGGTGTGTCGGCATGGAGTGCTGCTGTGTGCTTTAAATATGTACGGGGGAGAAATTTTTGCATATCCCCTGTACCTACAAGAAAAACTGGCCAGTAGGcaaatcacttttttttgtatGGATGTGACCTGCAAATATTGGCCGTACCTCGAAAGAGTTGCAAAAAGCTGCCCAGAGCTCCAGCACCTTCTTAACATGAAGCCCTTCCTTTCAGTTTTCCATGCCAAAGCTCATGATTTTAAATGCGAG GTGAAATGGAGTGGGGCATATCAGGATGGTGCTGGTTTAACACTAGGGGAGGAGGTGGAACAGTGCAATGCATTTCTCTCTAGGATTGCAGTGACCACAAAACACATGTCCAAAGCAG GACGCACAGACATGCTGACTCTCATGGCCATGCGCTGGAATCAGCAAAAGTTCAACAATTTGGCCACCACACTGACCCGTCGATATCAGAAA ACCACAAAAGCTTTACAAAGCCAGGTGCAAAACCTGGAATCCCTAAAAGTCGAACTGGCAGTAACAGAGAGCCAGTTGGAAGATTGGGTCAATGATGTAAAGGAGTGGGCAGACG caacaacaacaacagccacAAATGATGTTGATGCCTTGGCCAGCCGAATTGAGGTGCTGGTGGCAAGTGTCAAGAGGCGTTCACAGCGTCTCTATAAAGATACAGATGGCAACAAAGGTCGTGCCAGGATCCGCCACAAGATAAGGGAGGAAAAGGCGATTCTGACATCagttgtagaaaaatacaacagaaTGGTTCCAAACACAGACACTCTGTGCTTGGAAACCATTTTGTCTGGTGAGACAGCTTGGCCATGGCAGCTGCCACACAGTG ACTCTGTTGACCTAAGGACAAAAAGAAAGGCATTTGACATTATCATGTCAGTAAGACGTCTTCAGGAGGAGCAGAAGATTCTTGTTGCAGAGATGGACCACCATTGGAAATATCTTTCAACACGTGCTGAGACCCTCAGAGAACTGTCCTGCTTGTTTGCCTCTGAGACACTGAAAA ATTCGCAATGTGGCCTCAGTGAAGAGGGTTTAAAAGGTCTGCAGAGCATCATCCACAGAAAGCTGCATAAAATCAGAGCTATGCGGGTGCAAGCAAGAGAGTGTTACCTGAAAGTTTTGTCTGGAGCAGAGAACTTCTTAAACCTGTCATCAGCTGATGACAGTGACAGTGACTTCGAAATTTCTGGTGACGAACTGtaa